The Arachis duranensis cultivar V14167 unplaced genomic scaffold, aradu.V14167.gnm2.J7QH unplaced_Scaffold_232527, whole genome shotgun sequence genome contains a region encoding:
- the LOC127744199 gene encoding uncharacterized protein LOC127744199 — MDPLCIIVSPTTSYDALVSSVLGKLGLEGVKRVKKFFYRIPITVLHDTVKYDYFMIGSDEDLQVMFLSRRQFPEVRTPELLAKFVDMVSSSGGSNRNANTIAMAAGSSSRPAVASSSVPVYEAAVQPAASPSFAVDLGGNVGDEVGYGEHHPTEVQCPPPAGVGEGLCDDPDDDEIEPDIIANESGDDVGASDPIRPTGGSSSGTHQYPPHFSSLDLDAMRQDEHPGQLAGFGARDTEGSAGMTEFQTYSIRRVVQYKVVESDYRRYVGKCYEFGNGCTWLIRLSLRQRKGIWEVKRYNGPHTCLATSISSDHRSLDYHVIATFIMPMVRADASVNIKVLLNATAAHFGFRPTYKRVWMAKQKAVAIIYGDWDELYNELPRWVLGVRLTMPGTVAVLRTCPVRVGGQVDESQAYFHRMFWTFPPCIEVFRHCKPLVSIDGTHLYGKYGGTLLVAIAQDGNSNILPVAFALVEGENAQSWSFFLSHLRQHVTPQPGLLVISDRHNGIKAALEVPDGGWLPPSAYRAFCIRHVAANFALTFKGKDTRRLLVNADGTSRPSASSVSQDGTSRPSASTERTSHQDASPAAA, encoded by the exons ATGGATCCTCTATGTATTATCGTGAGCCCAACGACCAGTTACGATGCTCTCGTTAGCTCCGTGCTTGGAAAACTTGGTCTGGAAGGAGTGAAAAGGGTGAAGAAGTTTTTCTATCGCATTCCAATCACGGTGCTCCACGATACGGTGAAGTATGATTATTTCATGATCGGGAGTGATGAGGACTTGCAGGTCATGTTTCTCTCTCGTAGGCAATTTCCCGAGGTGAGGACACCAGAGCTGTTGGCGAAGTTCGTCGACATGGTATCTAGCTCTGGTGGGTCGAACCGGAATGCCAACACTATAGCCATGGCGGCCGGTTCGAGCTCGAGACCTGCGGTTGCTTCTTCCTCTGTTCCAGTGTATGAGGCAGCGGTCCAGCCTGCCGCCTCCCCATCGTTTGCTGTTGATCTCGGCGGCAATGTTGGAGACGAGGTTGGATATGGGGAACATCATCCGACTGAAGTACAGTGTCCTCCACCGGCTGGTGTTGGAGAGGGATTGTGTGATGATCCAGATGATGATGAAATCGAGCCGGATATTATCGCTAATGAAAGCGGCGATGATGTTGGAGCGAGTGATCCGATAAGGCCTACTGGTGGTTCTAGTTCTGGCACACATCAGTACCCACCCcatttttcatctttggatctggATGCCATGAGGCAGGACGAACATCCTGGGCAGCTAGCTGGATTTGGCGCTAGAGATACTGAAGGGTCTGCCGGTATGACAGAGTTCCAG ACGTACAGCATCCGCCGAGTGGTACAGTACAAGGTAGTTGAGTCTGACTATCGCAGGTACGTGGGAAAGTGTTATGAGTTTgggaatgggtgcacatggttgattaGGCTGAGCCTCCGACAACGCAAAGGCATCTGGGAAGTCAAGCGGTACAACGGGCCGCATACCTGTCTcgccacctccatctccagcGACCATAGGAGCTTGGACTACCACGTGATAGCGACATTCATCATGCCAATGGTTAGGGCTGATGCATCCGTGAACATCAAGGTGCTTCTAAATGCAACGGCAGCTCACTTTGGCTTCAGGCCTACATACAAGAGGGTGTGGATGGCGAAGCAGAAGGCGGTCGCAATCATCTACGGGGACTGGGATGAGTTGTACAACGAGCTCCCTCGGTGGGTCTTAGGAGTTCGGTTGACTATGCCTGGCACTGTAGCAGTCCTCAGGACCTGCCCTGTTCGAGTGGGTGGACAGGTGGACGAGTCTCAGGCTTATTTTCATAGGATGTTCTGGACTTTTCCCCCTTGTATCGAAGTATTTCGTCATTGCAAGCCGTTGGTGAGTATTGACGGCACCCATCTATATGGCAAGTATGGGGGAACGTTGCTTGTGGCGATTGCACAGGACGGGAATTCCAACATACTCCCTGTGGCATTCGCACTAGTTGAGGGTGAGAATGCTCAGTCATGGTCCTTCTTTCTCTCCCACCTCCGTCAGCACGTGACACCTCAGCCAGGTCTGTTAGTTATTTCAGATAGGCACAACGGCATCAAGGCAGCACTTGAGGTACCTGATGGGGGATGGCTACCTCCGTCTGCATACCGGGCATTCTGCATTCGACACGTTGCAGCGAATTTCGCCCTCACCTTCAAGGGCAAAGATACCCGGAGGCTTCTTGTGAACGCCGATGGTACAAGCCGGCCATCTGCAAGTTCAGTCTCGCAAGATGGTACAAGCCGACCATCTGCAAGTACGGAACGTACCTCTCATCAAGACGCATCCCCTGCTGCCGCCTAA